A single window of Pseudomonas benzenivorans DNA harbors:
- a CDS encoding tripartite tricarboxylate transporter permease, whose product METLHFLSQGFDVATRPDNLLVALFGAFVGTVVGLLPGLGPINGVALLLPLAFAFGLPPETALILLAAVYLGCEYGGRISAILLNVPGDAAAVMTTLDGYPLARQGKAGIALSLSAVSSFVGSMIATCGVVLFAPLLAKWAVAFGPAEYFVLMVFAIACLGGMVGDKPVKTLMAALIGLALATVGVDSTTGVYRFTFGSVSLSDGIQFIIVVIGFFSVSEILVMLENTHAGQQAVKASGRLLFNFKEFCSTFGTMVRSALAGFVIGTLPGAGATIASAMTYMTEKRLAGSSGKFGEGDLRGLAAPEAANNASACGSLIPMLTLGVPGSGTTAVMIGALALYNITPGPMLFEQQPDVVWGLIASLFIGNVILLVMNIPLIGLFSRMLSVPNWILVPAITVISMVGVYAVHSTTFDLLLMIGLGVFGYLLRKLDFPLSAVILGFVLGELMEDNLRRALSISAGELSILWSSPITLCLWGLAALMLAMPGLRWMRGRTRARLANA is encoded by the coding sequence ATGGAAACGTTGCATTTCTTGAGCCAGGGGTTCGACGTCGCGACGCGCCCGGACAACCTGCTGGTCGCGCTGTTCGGCGCCTTCGTCGGCACCGTGGTCGGCCTGCTGCCGGGCCTCGGCCCGATCAACGGCGTGGCCCTGCTGCTGCCCCTGGCCTTCGCCTTCGGCCTGCCGCCGGAAACCGCGCTGATCCTGCTGGCGGCGGTCTACCTGGGCTGCGAGTACGGCGGCCGCATTTCCGCCATCCTGCTCAACGTGCCGGGTGACGCCGCAGCGGTGATGACCACCCTCGACGGCTATCCCCTGGCACGCCAGGGCAAGGCCGGCATCGCCCTGTCGCTGTCGGCGGTCAGCTCCTTCGTCGGCAGCATGATTGCCACCTGCGGCGTGGTCCTGTTCGCCCCGCTGCTGGCCAAGTGGGCAGTGGCGTTCGGCCCCGCCGAGTACTTCGTGCTGATGGTCTTCGCCATCGCCTGCCTCGGCGGCATGGTCGGCGACAAGCCGGTCAAGACCCTGATGGCCGCGCTGATCGGCCTGGCCCTGGCCACCGTGGGGGTCGATTCGACCACCGGGGTGTACCGCTTCACCTTCGGCAGCGTCAGCCTGTCCGACGGCATCCAGTTCATCATCGTGGTGATCGGTTTCTTCAGCGTCAGCGAGATCCTGGTGATGCTGGAAAACACCCACGCTGGCCAGCAGGCGGTGAAGGCCAGCGGTCGGCTGCTGTTCAACTTCAAGGAGTTCTGCAGCACCTTCGGGACCATGGTCCGCAGCGCCCTGGCCGGCTTCGTCATCGGCACCCTGCCCGGTGCCGGCGCGACCATCGCCAGCGCCATGACCTACATGACCGAGAAGCGCCTGGCTGGCAGTTCAGGCAAGTTCGGCGAAGGCGACCTGCGCGGCCTGGCCGCCCCGGAAGCGGCCAACAACGCCTCGGCCTGCGGCTCGCTGATCCCCATGCTGACCCTCGGCGTACCGGGTTCGGGCACCACCGCGGTGATGATCGGCGCGTTGGCGCTGTACAACATCACCCCGGGGCCGATGCTGTTCGAGCAACAGCCGGACGTGGTCTGGGGCCTGATCGCCTCGCTGTTCATCGGCAACGTCATCCTGCTGGTGATGAACATCCCGCTGATCGGCCTGTTCTCGCGCATGCTCAGCGTGCCCAACTGGATTCTGGTACCGGCCATCACGGTGATCAGCATGGTCGGCGTCTACGCGGTGCACAGCACCACCTTCGACCTGCTGCTGATGATCGGCCTGGGCGTGTTCGGCTATCTCCTGCGCAAACTGGACTTCCCGCTGTCGGCGGTGATCCTCGGCTTCGTCCTCGGCGAGCTGATGGAGGACAACCTGCGCCGCGCCCTGTCGATCTCCGCCGGCGAGCTGAGCATCCTCTGGTCCAGCCCGATCACCCTGTGCCTGTGGGGCCTGGCCGCGCTGATGCTCGCCATGCCGGGCCTGCGCTGGATGCGCGGACGCACCCGCGCGCGCCTGGCCAATGCCTGA
- a CDS encoding response regulator, whose protein sequence is MRILLVEDHPQLAASVAQALKGAGWTVDLLCDGVAADLALASEDYALAILDIGLPRLDGFEVLARLRDRGQTLPVLMLTARGEVRDRVRGLNLGADDYLAKPFELTELEARVKALLRRSRLGGEQQQRCGELLYDLGTRRFSLRGEPLSLTSREQAVLEAMIARPGRVMSKEQLAAQVFGLDEEASSDAIEIYVHRLRKKLEGSGVRIVTFRGLGYLLEAVGD, encoded by the coding sequence ATGCGAATTCTGCTGGTCGAAGACCATCCACAACTGGCCGCCAGCGTTGCCCAGGCGCTGAAAGGGGCCGGCTGGACGGTGGATCTGCTGTGCGACGGGGTGGCCGCCGATCTGGCCCTGGCCAGTGAGGACTATGCCCTGGCGATTCTCGACATCGGCCTGCCACGCCTGGATGGTTTCGAGGTGCTGGCGCGCTTGCGCGATCGTGGCCAGACCCTGCCGGTACTGATGCTGACCGCCCGTGGCGAGGTTCGCGACCGGGTTCGCGGGCTCAACCTTGGGGCCGACGACTACCTGGCCAAGCCGTTCGAACTGACCGAGCTGGAGGCGCGGGTCAAGGCCCTGCTGCGCCGCAGCAGGCTCGGTGGCGAACAGCAGCAGCGCTGCGGCGAGTTGCTCTACGACCTCGGCACCCGGCGCTTCAGCCTGCGCGGCGAGCCGCTGAGCCTGACCTCCCGCGAACAGGCGGTGCTGGAGGCGATGATCGCCCGGCCAGGGCGGGTGATGAGCAAGGAGCAGCTGGCCGCCCAGGTGTTCGGCCTGGACGAGGAGGCCAGCAGCGACGCCATCGAGATCTATGTGCACCGACTGCGCAAGAAGCTCGAGGGCAGCGGCGTGCGCATCGTCACCTTCCGCGGTCTGGGCTATTTGCTGGAGGCAGTCGGTGACTGA
- the ygfZ gene encoding CAF17-like 4Fe-4S cluster assembly/insertion protein YgfZ, producing the protein MAETAFFCTLSHEGILAVRGADASKFLQGQLTCNLNYLSESRCSLGARCTPKGRMLSSFRIVSVADGFLLAMANELIEPQLADLQKYAAFSKSKLGDERDAWVRFGLSGGDGVLVSLGLDLAQEADSVARANDLLALRLSDGRSELWAPASEAETLRARLAAQLSEAPLNAWMLAQVRAGVAQVLGATRELFIPQMLNLQALGAVSFKKGCYTGQEIVARMQYLGKLKRRLYRLALADDGLPEPSVELFSPVHNSGVGEVVLAARSDSGVELLAVLQEDAVNDGRIRLGAPEGRPLTLLDLPYGLDADREIQR; encoded by the coding sequence ATGGCCGAAACCGCATTTTTCTGCACCCTCAGCCACGAAGGCATCCTTGCCGTTCGCGGTGCCGACGCCAGCAAGTTCCTCCAGGGCCAGCTGACCTGCAACCTCAACTACCTGAGCGAGAGCCGTTGCAGCCTGGGCGCCCGCTGCACACCCAAGGGCCGCATGCTGTCGAGCTTCCGCATCGTCAGCGTGGCGGACGGCTTCCTGCTGGCCATGGCCAACGAACTGATCGAGCCGCAGCTGGCCGACCTGCAGAAATATGCGGCGTTTTCCAAGTCCAAGCTCGGCGATGAGCGCGATGCCTGGGTGCGTTTCGGCCTCAGCGGCGGCGACGGCGTACTGGTCAGCCTGGGCCTGGACCTGGCCCAGGAAGCCGACAGCGTGGCCCGCGCCAACGACCTGCTGGCCCTGCGCCTGAGCGACGGTCGCAGCGAGCTCTGGGCACCGGCCAGCGAAGCCGAGACCCTGCGCGCGCGCCTGGCCGCGCAGCTCAGCGAGGCGCCGCTGAACGCCTGGATGCTGGCGCAAGTGCGCGCCGGCGTTGCCCAGGTACTGGGCGCCACCCGCGAGCTGTTCATCCCACAGATGCTCAATCTGCAGGCCCTGGGCGCGGTCAGTTTCAAGAAAGGCTGTTATACCGGCCAGGAAATCGTCGCGCGCATGCAGTACCTGGGCAAACTCAAGCGTCGCCTGTATCGCCTGGCCCTGGCGGACGACGGTCTGCCAGAGCCATCGGTCGAGCTATTCTCGCCGGTGCACAATTCCGGCGTGGGCGAAGTGGTGCTGGCGGCCCGCAGCGACAGCGGCGTCGAGCTGCTCGCCGTGCTGCAGGAGGACGCCGTGAACGACGGACGCATCCGCCTCGGCGCCCCCGAGGGCCGGCCGCTGACGCTGCTCGATCTACCTTACGGCCTGGATGCCGATCGCGAAATCCAGCGCTAA
- a CDS encoding OprD family porin, which produces MPIASRQALSPAHLLSLAISTALLAPAAHAAFIDDSSASLSTTNIYLNRDFREGDGQNKREEWGQGFILGIKSGYTEGSAGFGLDAMGLLGLKFDSGGGRTGTGLLPTQEGGGAPDEFSRLGLTAKVKVSATELRYGSHVPDLPVVKASDSRLLPQVFEGGLLTSAELEGLTFTGGRLDKVIDRASSNSEELVLNNRNKRFPGGVTADHLNLAGLDYQFNPLLKGRYFHAELDDIYRQNFFNLLASYPLGGGTLGADLRLMLSDDSGLAKAGRIDNRALNGVFSYAHSGHKLSLAYQAMSGDTGYAYIDGSDPYLVNDSANDYANPDEKSWSARYDYNFAALGLPGLNFVARYIKGSDARIIGSDERGSEHEHNLEFKYVVQSGPAKNLYVRLRNANFRSDFARDSDEYRVVVGYTLPIL; this is translated from the coding sequence ATGCCCATCGCATCACGCCAGGCATTGTCGCCTGCTCACCTGCTCAGCCTGGCCATCAGCACGGCGCTGCTCGCCCCTGCTGCACACGCCGCCTTTATCGATGACAGCAGCGCCAGCCTGTCCACCACCAATATCTACCTGAACCGCGACTTCCGCGAGGGTGACGGGCAGAACAAGCGCGAGGAATGGGGCCAGGGCTTCATCCTCGGCATCAAGTCCGGCTACACCGAGGGCAGCGCCGGCTTCGGCCTCGACGCCATGGGCCTGCTCGGGCTCAAGTTCGACTCGGGCGGCGGCCGCACCGGCACCGGCCTGCTGCCGACGCAGGAAGGCGGCGGAGCCCCGGACGAGTTCAGCCGCCTGGGCCTGACCGCCAAGGTCAAGGTTTCCGCCACCGAGTTGCGCTACGGCTCCCACGTGCCCGACCTACCGGTGGTCAAGGCCAGCGACAGCCGCCTGCTGCCCCAGGTATTCGAGGGCGGCCTGCTGACTTCCGCCGAACTGGAGGGCCTGACCTTCACCGGCGGACGCCTGGACAAGGTGATCGACCGCGCCTCGAGCAACTCCGAGGAGCTGGTGCTCAACAACAGGAACAAGCGCTTCCCCGGTGGCGTGACGGCCGACCACCTGAATCTGGCCGGCCTCGACTACCAGTTCAACCCGCTCCTCAAGGGTCGCTACTTCCATGCCGAGCTGGACGACATCTACCGGCAGAACTTCTTCAACCTGTTGGCCAGCTACCCCCTGGGCGGCGGCACCCTGGGCGCCGACCTGCGCCTGATGCTCAGCGACGATTCCGGCCTGGCCAAAGCCGGCAGGATCGACAACCGCGCGCTGAACGGCGTGTTCAGCTACGCCCACAGCGGGCACAAGCTCAGCCTGGCCTACCAGGCCATGAGCGGCGACACCGGCTACGCCTACATCGACGGCAGCGACCCCTACCTGGTCAACGACTCCGCCAACGACTACGCCAACCCCGACGAAAAATCCTGGTCAGCCCGCTACGACTACAACTTCGCCGCCCTCGGCCTGCCCGGGCTGAACTTCGTTGCTCGCTATATCAAGGGCAGTGACGCGCGAATTATCGGCAGCGACGAGCGTGGCAGCGAGCACGAGCACAACCTCGAGTTCAAGTACGTGGTGCAGAGCGGCCCGGCCAAGAACCTCTACGTACGCCTGCGCAATGCGAACTTCCGCTCCGACTTCGCCCGCGACTCGGACGAATACCGAGTGGTCGTCGGCTACACGCTGCCGATCCTGTAA
- a CDS encoding DUF6279 family lipoprotein — protein sequence MILHWRISSKRLALLLAVGLLLSACSRIDLIYRNLDWLLPWRLDHYLNLDSQQRAWLGPRLQAHLDWHCSRELPRNLAWLQRSRELVEQPQVSTAQLAEHLAQADAALQRIAVQITPTAVALLQSLSAEQVAELQATLQEDYHDDRQAYLEPPLAVQISERAERMEQRLEPWFGRLNATQRRHLSHWAQALGEQNRLWLRNRLRWQAALLAALQERDSDVFAARMTRLLQARESFQDAEYRQAYPHARRATAALFSRLLASAEPRQRQRLSQRLRQFARDLAKHLCPLPPAQA from the coding sequence ATGATCCTGCACTGGCGAATCTCTTCGAAACGCCTGGCCCTTTTGCTCGCCGTGGGGCTGCTGCTGAGCGCCTGCAGCCGGATCGACCTGATCTACCGCAACCTCGACTGGCTGCTGCCCTGGCGCCTGGATCACTACCTCAACCTCGACAGCCAGCAGCGCGCCTGGCTCGGGCCACGCCTGCAGGCTCATCTGGACTGGCACTGCAGCCGTGAACTGCCACGCAACCTGGCCTGGCTGCAGCGCAGCCGCGAACTGGTCGAGCAGCCGCAGGTCAGCACCGCGCAGTTGGCCGAGCACCTGGCGCAAGCCGATGCGGCGCTGCAACGCATCGCCGTGCAGATCACCCCGACCGCCGTCGCCCTGTTGCAGAGTCTCAGCGCAGAGCAGGTGGCCGAATTGCAGGCGACGCTGCAGGAGGACTACCACGACGATCGCCAGGCGTATCTCGAGCCGCCGCTGGCGGTCCAGATCAGCGAACGCGCCGAGCGCATGGAGCAGCGCCTGGAGCCCTGGTTCGGCCGCCTCAATGCCACGCAACGGCGCCACCTGAGCCACTGGGCCCAGGCCCTGGGCGAGCAGAATCGCCTGTGGCTACGCAACCGCCTGCGCTGGCAGGCCGCGCTCCTGGCCGCCCTGCAGGAGCGCGACAGCGACGTTTTTGCGGCGCGCATGACGCGCCTGCTGCAGGCCCGCGAAAGCTTCCAGGACGCCGAGTACCGCCAGGCCTATCCACATGCCCGACGGGCGACGGCAGCGTTGTTCAGCCGGCTACTGGCCAGCGCCGAGCCGCGTCAGAGGCAGCGCCTGAGCCAACGTCTGCGCCAGTTCGCCCGGGATCTGGCCAAGCACCTCTGCCCGCTGCCGCCCGCCCAGGCCTGA
- a CDS encoding FAD assembly factor SdhE, translating into MVDSTELNRLFWHSRRGMLELDVLLVPFVKEVYATLDAEDRARYRKLLECEDQDMFGWFMQRGEPEDADLKRMVRMILDRVQPK; encoded by the coding sequence ATGGTCGACTCGACTGAACTCAATCGCCTGTTCTGGCATAGCCGTCGCGGCATGCTGGAGCTGGACGTGCTGCTGGTACCGTTCGTCAAGGAGGTCTATGCGACCCTCGACGCCGAGGATCGGGCGCGTTACCGCAAGCTGCTCGAGTGCGAGGATCAGGACATGTTCGGCTGGTTCATGCAGCGCGGCGAGCCGGAAGATGCCGATCTCAAGCGCATGGTTCGCATGATTCTGGACCGTGTCCAGCCCAAGTGA
- a CDS encoding sensor histidine kinase produces MEKSASLRGRLLRRLALLLTLILLLSSLSAYWSARRAADTAYDRTLLASARAIADGLYAEAGRLKANVPYVALDTFAYDSAGRIYYQVLDLNGALVSGYEDLPAPPPGTRRTDDYPALAYFYDAEFRDQGVRVVSLLQPVSEPQVSGIAEIRVAETLGARERLARELLFGTLWRLGALSLSALLLVWLAVTAALRPLESLRRAVAGRSSDDLRPLPDDGLPRELRPLVSALNQFNERLLGLFERQSQFIADAAHELRTPLAALKARLELGLRAQQSDDWRSTLEQAAQHTERLTQLANQLLSLARIESGARAIAEGGAQRLDLSQLARELGLALAPLAHARGIALALEAEQPVWLHGEPSLLSELLCNLLDNALAHTPAGGNVVLRVLAPALLEVQDDGPGIPEEERDKVFQRFYRRGAQGSGAGLGLAIVGEICRAHRASISLHAAKPQGLLVRVAFPAQEP; encoded by the coding sequence GTGGAGAAGTCGGCCAGTCTGCGCGGGCGCCTGCTGCGTCGCCTGGCCCTGTTGCTGACCCTGATCCTGCTGCTCAGCAGCCTGAGCGCCTACTGGAGCGCCCGGCGCGCGGCCGACACCGCCTACGACCGCACCCTGCTGGCCTCGGCGCGGGCGATCGCCGACGGCCTGTATGCCGAGGCGGGGCGGCTCAAGGCCAATGTGCCCTACGTCGCCCTGGACACCTTCGCCTACGACAGCGCCGGGCGCATCTACTACCAGGTGCTGGATCTGAATGGCGCCCTGGTTTCCGGCTATGAAGATCTACCGGCGCCGCCGCCCGGCACCCGGCGCACCGACGACTACCCGGCCCTGGCCTACTTCTACGATGCCGAGTTCCGTGACCAGGGCGTGCGGGTGGTCAGCCTGCTGCAGCCGGTCAGCGAGCCCCAGGTCAGCGGCATCGCCGAGATTCGCGTGGCCGAAACCCTGGGGGCTCGCGAACGCCTGGCCCGGGAGCTGCTGTTCGGCACCCTGTGGCGCCTGGGTGCCTTGTCGCTCAGTGCCTTGCTGCTGGTGTGGCTGGCGGTGACCGCCGCGCTGCGGCCGCTGGAGAGTCTGCGGCGGGCGGTGGCCGGGCGCAGCAGCGATGACCTGCGGCCGCTGCCGGATGACGGCCTGCCGCGCGAGCTTCGCCCCCTGGTGAGTGCCCTGAATCAGTTCAACGAACGCCTGCTCGGGCTGTTCGAGCGCCAGTCGCAGTTCATCGCCGACGCCGCCCACGAGCTGCGTACGCCGCTGGCGGCCCTCAAGGCGCGGCTCGAGCTGGGCCTGCGCGCGCAGCAATCAGACGATTGGCGCAGCACCCTGGAACAGGCGGCGCAGCACACCGAGCGCCTGACCCAGTTGGCCAACCAGCTGCTGTCGCTGGCGCGTATCGAGAGCGGCGCCCGGGCGATCGCCGAGGGCGGCGCCCAGCGCCTCGATCTCAGTCAGTTGGCCCGTGAACTGGGGCTGGCCCTGGCGCCCCTGGCGCATGCGCGGGGCATCGCCCTGGCCCTGGAGGCCGAGCAGCCGGTGTGGCTGCATGGCGAGCCGAGCCTGTTGAGCGAGCTGCTGTGCAATCTGCTGGACAACGCCCTGGCTCATACGCCGGCCGGTGGCAATGTCGTGCTGCGAGTACTGGCGCCGGCGTTGCTGGAGGTGCAGGACGACGGTCCGGGCATCCCTGAAGAGGAGCGCGACAAGGTGTTCCAGCGGTTCTACCGGCGCGGTGCCCAAGGCAGCGGCGCCGGCCTGGGGCTGGCCATAGTCGGCGAGATCTGCCGCGCCCACCGCGCCTCGATCAGCCTGCATGCGGCAAAGCCGCAAGGGCTGTTGGTGCGGGTGGCGTTCCCTGCCCAGGAGCCTTGA
- a CDS encoding tripartite tricarboxylate transporter TctB family protein, translated as MYVRLFSAVWLLICAGLAVRAWSFQAPFAYDPVGPRAFPLLLLGLMGAGSLWLLIKPGLLEQQLHLPSVKRAALCVLALVVYALLFEPLGFVLSTALATFAMGLLFTGRLLPCVVSGALMGSLLFGLFDLVLDVPLPLGLFKAFVES; from the coding sequence ATGTACGTCCGCCTGTTTTCCGCGGTCTGGCTGCTGATTTGCGCCGGGCTCGCGGTCCGCGCCTGGAGCTTCCAGGCACCTTTCGCCTACGACCCGGTCGGCCCGCGCGCCTTCCCTTTGCTGCTGCTGGGGCTGATGGGCGCAGGCTCGCTGTGGCTGCTGATCAAGCCGGGTCTGCTGGAACAACAGCTGCATCTGCCCAGCGTAAAACGCGCAGCGCTCTGTGTGCTGGCGCTCGTGGTCTATGCCCTGTTGTTCGAGCCCCTGGGCTTTGTCCTCAGCACCGCCCTGGCCACCTTCGCCATGGGCCTGCTGTTCACCGGCCGGCTGCTGCCCTGCGTCGTCAGTGGCGCACTGATGGGCAGCCTGCTTTTCGGCCTGTTCGACCTCGTACTGGACGTGCCGCTGCCGCTCGGCCTGTTCAAAGCCTTCGTGGAGAGCTGA
- a CDS encoding Bug family tripartite tricarboxylate transporter substrate binding protein, which produces MKTVFSKLALATACLAFSSQLLAAEPKRPECIAPAKPGGGFDLTCKLAQSGLKDSGLLKAPMRVTYMPGGVGAVAYNAVVAQRADDPGTIVAFSSGSLLNLAQGKFGRYDENAVRWLAAVGTDYGAITVRADSPYQTLNDLVDALKKDPASIVFGAGATIGGQDWMQTALIARAAGIDPKNLRYVAFEGGGETLTAMLGGHVQVTSSGLGEVTPQLAANKVRILAVLSDERLPGKLAEIPTAKEQGFDISWPVIRGFYVGPEVSDEQYGWWKQQFDSMLAREDFATLREQRDLQPLSMTGDELNAFVLKQVGEYKTLAGEFGLTQ; this is translated from the coding sequence ATGAAAACTGTCTTCAGCAAACTCGCCCTGGCCACCGCCTGCCTGGCCTTCTCCAGCCAGCTGCTGGCCGCCGAGCCCAAGCGCCCCGAGTGCATCGCCCCGGCCAAGCCCGGCGGCGGCTTCGACCTGACCTGCAAGCTGGCCCAGAGCGGCCTCAAGGACAGCGGCCTGCTCAAGGCGCCGATGCGCGTCACCTACATGCCCGGCGGTGTCGGCGCGGTGGCCTACAACGCGGTGGTCGCCCAGCGCGCCGATGACCCGGGCACCATAGTTGCCTTCTCCAGCGGCTCCCTGCTCAACCTGGCCCAGGGCAAGTTCGGCCGTTACGACGAGAACGCGGTGCGCTGGCTGGCCGCGGTCGGCACCGACTACGGCGCCATCACCGTGCGCGCCGACTCGCCCTACCAGACCCTCAACGACCTGGTCGACGCACTGAAGAAGGACCCCGCGAGCATCGTCTTCGGTGCCGGCGCCACCATCGGTGGCCAGGACTGGATGCAGACCGCGCTGATCGCCCGCGCCGCCGGCATCGATCCGAAGAACCTGCGCTACGTGGCCTTCGAAGGCGGCGGCGAGACCCTCACCGCCATGCTCGGCGGCCATGTGCAGGTCACCAGCAGCGGCCTGGGCGAGGTCACCCCGCAACTGGCGGCAAACAAGGTGCGCATCCTCGCGGTGCTGTCCGACGAGCGCCTGCCAGGCAAGCTGGCCGAGATCCCAACCGCCAAGGAGCAGGGCTTCGACATCAGCTGGCCGGTGATCCGCGGCTTCTATGTCGGCCCAGAGGTCAGCGACGAGCAGTACGGCTGGTGGAAGCAGCAGTTCGACAGCATGCTGGCCCGCGAGGACTTCGCCACCCTGCGCGAGCAGCGCGACCTGCAGCCGCTGAGCATGACCGGCGACGAGCTGAATGCCTTCGTCCTCAAGCAAGTTGGGGAATACAAGACACTGGCCGGCGAGTTTGGCCTGACGCAGTAA
- a CDS encoding AbrB family transcriptional regulator encodes MPDALIGRPGWRHWWATPLVGLAGGYLASLLGWPLPWIIGSLLAVIAARCGGWLIGELPGGRQAGQWLVASGIGLHFTDEVMGQLLGHFGLILAGACATLLLSLIGVTLLRRAGVDRATAFFASMPGGASEMVNLAQRHNAQIARVAAAHSLRMLLVVLLVPALFTWSLAPAQAPAPAPADWTWLGVLLPGGLLLALLWKKLRQPNPWMLGPLTLCALASVSFDLELGLPPGLGQVGQWLIGCALGCHFDRSFFRSAPGFLARILLFSLLAMASAVLLAEALGWLAGQDATSLMLGMMPGGITELCLTAEALQLSVALVTALQVLRLFLVMFLAEPLFRLWQRLRPVTPSTTTL; translated from the coding sequence ATGCCTGATGCGCTGATCGGCCGGCCAGGCTGGCGCCACTGGTGGGCGACGCCCCTGGTCGGCCTGGCCGGCGGCTACCTGGCCAGCCTGCTGGGCTGGCCGCTGCCGTGGATCATCGGCTCGCTGCTGGCGGTGATCGCCGCTCGCTGCGGGGGCTGGCTGATCGGCGAGCTGCCGGGCGGCCGGCAAGCCGGCCAGTGGCTGGTGGCCAGCGGCATCGGCCTGCACTTCACCGACGAGGTGATGGGCCAGCTGCTTGGCCACTTCGGCCTGATCCTGGCCGGTGCCTGCGCCACCCTGCTGCTCAGCCTGATCGGCGTCACCCTGCTGCGCCGCGCCGGCGTCGACCGCGCCACCGCGTTCTTCGCCAGCATGCCCGGCGGCGCCAGCGAGATGGTCAACCTGGCCCAGCGCCACAATGCCCAGATCGCCCGGGTCGCCGCCGCCCACAGCCTGCGTATGCTGCTGGTGGTGCTACTGGTGCCGGCCCTGTTCACCTGGAGCCTGGCGCCCGCCCAGGCGCCCGCCCCCGCCCCGGCGGACTGGACCTGGCTGGGCGTGCTGCTGCCGGGCGGCCTGTTGCTGGCACTGCTGTGGAAAAAGCTCAGGCAGCCCAACCCCTGGATGCTCGGCCCGCTGACGCTGTGCGCCCTGGCCAGCGTGTCCTTCGACCTCGAGCTGGGCCTGCCGCCGGGTCTCGGCCAGGTCGGCCAATGGCTGATCGGCTGCGCCCTGGGTTGTCATTTCGACCGCAGTTTCTTTCGCAGCGCGCCGGGCTTTCTCGCCCGCATCCTGCTGTTCAGCCTGCTCGCCATGGCCAGCGCCGTGCTGCTGGCCGAAGCCCTTGGCTGGCTGGCCGGCCAGGACGCCACCTCGCTGATGCTCGGCATGATGCCCGGCGGCATCACCGAACTGTGCCTGACGGCCGAAGCGCTGCAGCTGTCGGTGGCGCTGGTCACCGCGCTGCAGGTGCTACGGCTGTTTCTGGTGATGTTCCTGGCCGAGCCGCTGTTCCGCCTGTGGCAACGCCTCAGGCCCGTCACCCCTTCGACGACCACGCTTTAG
- a CDS encoding HDOD domain-containing protein, with the protein MSKLAEKVQEELLQAIDNDALVLPTLPEVALRVREAAEDPNIGIPQLSKVIGNDAALTARIIKVVNSPLLRTNKEITDLQMAVGRLGINYTSNLATGLAMEQMFQATSDVVDRKMREVWNKSTEIAGICHVLCRHYTRLMPDQATLAGLVHQIGVLPILTYAEDHSELLADSISLNHVIEKIHPIIGDKILRTWEFPEQIAMVPSQHLNFSRDSAKADYVDIVQVATLQSYLGSEHPFTQLDWSKIPAFAKLGLDPTVDMQEDEDLSAAMDAAMSMLQG; encoded by the coding sequence ATGAGCAAGCTTGCCGAAAAAGTCCAAGAAGAACTGCTCCAGGCCATCGACAACGACGCCCTGGTCCTGCCCACCCTGCCGGAAGTCGCGCTGCGCGTGCGCGAGGCCGCGGAAGACCCGAACATCGGCATTCCCCAGCTGAGCAAGGTGATCGGCAACGATGCGGCCCTGACCGCGCGCATCATCAAGGTGGTCAACAGCCCGCTGCTGCGCACCAACAAGGAAATCACCGACCTGCAGATGGCGGTGGGCCGCCTGGGCATCAACTACACCAGCAACCTGGCCACCGGCCTGGCGATGGAGCAGATGTTCCAGGCCACCAGCGATGTGGTCGACCGCAAGATGCGCGAGGTGTGGAACAAGAGCACCGAGATCGCCGGCATCTGCCACGTCCTGTGCCGCCACTACACCCGCCTGATGCCGGACCAGGCGACCCTCGCCGGCCTGGTGCACCAGATCGGCGTGCTGCCGATCCTCACCTACGCCGAGGACCACAGCGAACTGCTGGCCGACTCGATCAGCCTCAACCATGTGATCGAGAAGATTCACCCGATCATCGGCGACAAGATCCTGCGCACCTGGGAATTCCCCGAGCAGATCGCCATGGTCCCCAGCCAGCACCTGAACTTCAGCCGCGACAGCGCCAAGGCCGACTACGTCGACATCGTCCAGGTCGCCACCCTGCAGAGCTACCTGGGCAGCGAGCATCCCTTCACCCAGCTGGACTGGAGCAAGATCCCGGCGTTCGCCAAGCTCGGCCTCGACCCGACTGTCGACATGCAGGAAGACGAAGACCTCTCGGCGGCAATGGACGCGGCCATGAGCATGCTGCAGGGCTGA